Proteins from a genomic interval of Pecten maximus chromosome 13, xPecMax1.1, whole genome shotgun sequence:
- the LOC117340346 gene encoding ATP-dependent DNA helicase PIF1-like yields the protein MDEDQANAFELVKNGHNVIITGQAGSGKTYLVKHIVKYSRKCHKNVSIVCSTGIAATHYGDLGAQTLHKWSGIEDGRHLNEEIAHLVKTDERFMKAKQNIETVDVLIIDEVSMVSAKVLNQVQFHCKHVRNSKEVFGQIQVVLVGDFYQLPPVANQLHGDSGKPCFLLPWFDDFFPHKVVLNEIHRQEDTTLIQCINELEIGHPSDDTVAFLKSLDRPLANEMDCIQLFARNLDVDLFNFEKLNQLDGELKRYKATDEGSEYYLGKFLAPRNLALKVGCPVMLVQNRSDELVNGLRGIVTKLLSDSVEVKFAMEKKTITTNIGRTTFTTFDPVKKLLVAKRAQLPLKLAYAMTVHKSQGMSLENVVVNCQNCFQAGQLGVAVGRAVSVDGLKVVNFKKSLCKQHPVHVKQFHQNISVGDVRADLTCCKQQIQQDLPSEDKNDEPSDTNMHDSDFSDSEIEHLTFLDNFIETNILTAEESLSPSKVALDSVLKEFLDTPTEERMLSFKQKLLCDFQKYDDWFKVQFSMVEDFGLNCFPEDVAKFSQKHRNDYFKKFHKYVNSVEYESSVVEILTYHKVDIDGPEFQLFASVMFYLERKSFELLSAHLQLDTVEPIKNISSQQELDSSARGKIRYVGGYVVAKLKYITSKKLRNNLFAEGME from the coding sequence ATGGACGAAGATCAAGCAAACGCGTTTGAATTGGTAAAAAACGGACACAACGTGATAATCACGGGCCAAGCTGGATCTGGTAAAACATATTTAGTGAAACATATTGTGAAATATTCAAGAAAATGCCACAAAAACGTGTCAATTGTTTGTTCCACTGGGATAGCAGCCACACATTATGGCGATCTGGGTGCACAGACATTACACAAATGGTCAGGTATTGAAGACGGGAGACATTTAAATGAGGAAATTGCACATTTGGTGAAAACGGATGAAAGATTCatgaaagcaaaacaaaatatagaaacTGTTGATGTGTTAATAATTGATGAAGTGTCTATGGTTAGTGCCAAAGTACTGAACCAGGTTCAATTTCATTGCAAACATGTCAGAAACTCTAAGGAAGTATTCGGCCAAATTCAAGTTGTTTTGGTGGGCGATTTTTATCAACTCCCCCCAGTTGCAAACCAGTTACATGGTGATTCTGGCAAGCCATGCTTCCTTCTGCCTTGGTTTGATGACTTTTTCCCCCACAAAGTAGTCTTAAATGAAATTCACAGACAGGAGGACACAACCCTCATCCAGTGCATTAATGAACTAGAAATAGGGCATCCCTCGGATGACACTGTTGCCTTCCTCAAGTCATTGGATCGGCCTCTGGCAAATGAAATGGACTGCATACAGCTGTTTGCAAGAAACTTAGACGTtgatttgttcaattttgaaaaactGAACCAGCTAGATGGTGAACTGAAAAGATATAAGGCCACCGATGAAGGTAGTGAATACTACCTGGGCAAGTTTTTGGCGCCAAGGAATTTAGCACTTAAAGTTGGATGTCCAGTGATGCTTGTGCAAAATCGAAGTGACGAGCTTGTGAATGGACTACGTGGCATTGTAACAAAACTGTTATCAGATTCTGTGGAGGTAAAATTCGCGATGGAAAAAAAGACAATTACAACAAATATTGGAAGGACTACTTTTACCACTTTTGATCCTGTGAAAAAATTATTAGTTGCCAAAAGAGCCCAACTTCCGTTGAAGCTTGCCTACGCAATGACAGTACATAAATCGCAGGGCATGAGTTTAgagaatgtggttgtaaattgcCAAAATTGTTTTCAGGCAGGACAGTTGGGTGTGGCTGTGGGGCGTGCGGTTTCAGTTGATGGTCTGAAAGTTGTGAACTTCAAAAAGTCACTATGTAAGCAACATCCTGTTCACGTGaaacaatttcatcaaaatatttctgttgGTGACGTCAGAGCTGATTTGACATGTTGTAAACAACAAATTCAACAAGATCTACCATCAGAAGACAAAAATGATGAGCCTTCAGATACAAACATGCACGACTCAGATTTTTCTGACAGTGAAATTGAACACTTGACTTTTCTAGACAATTTCATTGAAACTAACATTCTTACAGCTGAAGAGTCTCTATCTCCATCAAAAGTCGCGTTGGATTCGGTTCTCAAAGAATTCCTGGACACACCTACAGAAGAAAGAATGTTATCCTTCAAACAAAAACTTCTTTGTGATTTCCAGAAATATGATGATTGGTTCAAAGTTCAATTTTCAATGGTCGAGGATTTCGGATTGAACTGTTTCCCAGAGGATGTAgcaaaattttcacaaaaacacaGAAATGATTATTTCAAGAAATTTCACAAATACGTCAACTCTGTGGAGTATGAAAGCAGTGTTGTGGAAATTCTGACATATCATAAAGTTGACATTGACGGACCAGAATTTCAGCTATTTGCGTCAGTCATGTTTTACCTTGAAAGGAAATCTTTTGAGTTATTATCTGCTCATCTTCAGCTTGACACTGTGGAACCAATCAAGAACATCTCGTCTCAACAAGAACTGGATTCATCTGCTCGTGGAAAAATCAGATATGTTGGTGGTTATGTAGTTGccaaattgaaatatataacttcCAAGAAGTTGAGAAATAATTTGTTTGCGGAGGGAATGGAATAA
- the LOC117340348 gene encoding uncharacterized protein K02A2.6-like yields MEPNVCETIKKLLVSSEVMVHYDPKKPLTLAVDASSYGLGAVISHTIGSNDKPIAYVSRTLTSAERNYSQIEKEALAIIFGIQRFHQYLYGRRFTLLTDHKPLTTILGPKKGIPVLAASRLQRWAIQLSAYQFDIKFRSTDKNGNADVLSRFPMKEEESGVDDNYVFYEEAQLVNKMQVNSLPVTAMRIAAATKRDTTLARVIEFTRSGWPNVEMGDELKPYHRIRDELTMEEGCLLRGVRVIIPNQYQSEILNELHSNHPGIVRMKSLARLHAWWPNMDVDIERKVSGCEACQKVLPNAPKSPANPWRWPSAPWNRIHINFAGPFMSEMFMVVVDAHSKWLDVIRMSSTTTASTINALRYLFASYGLPKELVSDNGPQFTAAEFVTFLKENGVRHILSAPYHPSSNGEAERAVRTIKQAMKSLVQSDSSLNQKLASFLLSYRTTPHSLTKTPPSELFLGRKLRTRLDIMRPDLSGKIQQKTTPTESKTRLFEIGDIVITRDYRGNPRKPSWIKGIVIRKLGPMTYTIQVDNLIWKRHVDQIRTCDPACNFEPREQAVPDTQNSLDSLPGILPNPTIGTQRIPSADCSIRIQTSEVATSTPDTDQTDPSTNVTHEHRYPRRDIIKPSRLIENC; encoded by the coding sequence ATGGAGCCCAACGTGTGTGAGACTATCAAGAAACTTTTGGTTTCATCTGAAGTTATGGTACATTATGACCCAAAGAAACCATTGACGTTAGCTGTCGATGCTTCATCATATGGACTTGGAGCTGTTATCTCGCACACCATTGGGTCGAACGACAAACCCATAGCGTATGTTTCGCGCACCTTGACATCTGCGGAAAGGAATTATTCGCAGATAGAAAAAGAAGCGTTAGCGATTATCTTTGGAATTCAACGGTTTCACCAGTATCTGTACGGGCGACGTTTTACCCTATTGACGGACCATAAACCGCTGACAACTATCTTGGGACCAAAGAAGGGCATTCCGGTTTTGGCCGCGTCTCGATTGCAAAGATGGGCGATACAGTTATCTGCGTACCAGTTCGACATAAAGTTTCGTTCAACGGATAAAAACGGAAATGCTGATGTGTTATCACGTTTTCCTATGAAAGAGGAGGAAAGTGGAGTTGACGACAACTATGTGTTCTATGAGGAAGCTCAGTTAGTGAACAAAATGCAAGTTAACAGCTTACCTGTTACTGCTATGCGTATCGCTGCGGCAACAAAAAGAGATACAACTTTGGCACGCGTAATAGAATTTACCCGAAGTGGATGGCCAAATGTGGAAATGGGAGATGAACTTAAACCATATCACAGAATTCGTGATGAACTGACCATGGAGGAAGGATGCTTACTCAGAGGAGTACGAGTAATCATTCCGAACCAATATCAAAGTGAAATATTAAATGAACTGCATAGCAACCATCCAGGAATTGTTAGAATGAAATCCCTGGCTCGGTTACATGCATGGTGGCCAAACATGGATGTGGATATTGAACGGAAAGTGTCGGGCTGTGAGGCATGTCAGAAAGTACTACCAAATGCACCGAAATCTCCTGCAAACCCTTGGAGATGGCCGTCAGCACCATGGAACCGTATTCATATCAATTTTGCTGGACCATTCATGAGTGAAATGTTCATGGTAGTGGTCGATGCACATTCAAAGTGGTTAGATGTGATACGCATGTCTTCCACGACCACAGCCAGTACTATCAACGCGTTGAGGTATCTATTCGCGTCGTATGGTTTACCCAAAGAACTAGTTTCAGATAATGGACCGCAATTTACTGCAGCAGAGTTTGTCACATTCTTGAAAGAAAATGGAGTACGTCATATACTTTCTGCACCTTATCACCCCAGCTCAAACGGCGAGGCAGAGAGAGCTGTACGTACAATCAAGCAAGCTATGAAATCCCTGGTTCAGTCAGATAGTAGTCTGAACCAGAAACTTGCTTCGTTTTTGTTGTCGTACCGTACAACACCACATAGTCTCACCAAGACTCCACCCAGTGAACTATTCTTGGGAAGGAAGTTGAGGACCAGGTTGGATATTATGCGTCCAGATCTTTCTGGGAAAATTCAACAAAAGACTACACCAACAGAGTCAAAAACACGATTGTTCGAAATTGGTGACATTGTCATTACTCGCGACTACCGTGGAAACCCACGGAAACCTTCATGGATCAAAGGTATTGTTATCCGCAAGCTAGGACCAATGACATATACCATTCAGGTGGACAACCTTATATGGAAAAGACATGTGGATCAAATACGTACATGTGATCCAGCTTGTAACTTTGAACCAAGAGAGCAAGCAGTTCCAGACACTCAAAATTCTCTGGACAGTCTTCCAGGTATCTTACCTAATCCAACCATTGGTACTCAGAGGATTCCTTCAGCAGATTGTTCAATTAGGATTCAAACCAGTGAAGTAGCTACTTCTACACCAGATACTGACCAGACTGATCCATCGACCAATGTGACACACGAACATCGCTATCCGCGTCGTGATATAATCAAACCATCGCGTCTGATTGAAAACTGTTAA